In Balneolales bacterium ANBcel1, one genomic interval encodes:
- a CDS encoding GntG family PLP-dependent aldolase, whose protein sequence is MIDLRSDTVTRPTEPMWDVMNRAPVGDDVFGEDPGINALEVKVAGLFGKEEGLFVPSGTMGNQLGVKVHTQSADEVIIDEHAHIFNSEGAAAGLISGVQMRTLPGNRGVMDPERVADAIRSKNDWDPHTRLVAVENTSNMGGGTCYPLQTLRDIYETTRRHSLALHMDGARIWNAAVATGTRLEEFGALCDTISVCFSKGLGAPVGSMLLGSGDEIKKARRYRKLLGGGMRQAGMLAAAASYAVDHHFNDLAHDHRRAKTLAHALSASPYFQILPEHVETNIVLFKVDKAPVDAVLDHFHQHGVAMIPFGKQTIRATFHHQVSDADLETVIDSVTSYRL, encoded by the coding sequence ATGATTGATCTGAGAAGCGATACCGTAACCAGGCCAACGGAACCCATGTGGGATGTGATGAACCGGGCCCCGGTTGGCGACGATGTATTTGGCGAAGATCCCGGCATAAACGCCCTGGAAGTGAAGGTAGCCGGCTTGTTTGGGAAGGAGGAGGGACTGTTTGTTCCGAGTGGGACGATGGGGAACCAACTCGGGGTCAAAGTCCATACCCAATCGGCAGACGAGGTGATTATCGATGAGCACGCACACATTTTCAATTCGGAAGGTGCGGCGGCCGGACTCATTTCCGGTGTTCAGATGCGAACACTGCCTGGCAACAGGGGAGTAATGGATCCCGAGCGTGTAGCCGATGCCATACGCAGCAAAAACGACTGGGATCCGCATACCCGCCTGGTTGCGGTTGAAAACACCTCCAATATGGGAGGGGGAACCTGCTACCCGCTGCAGACACTGCGCGACATTTACGAGACAACCCGGAGGCACAGCCTTGCACTCCACATGGATGGCGCAAGAATCTGGAACGCGGCCGTTGCTACCGGCACAAGACTCGAAGAATTTGGCGCCCTGTGTGATACTATTTCGGTCTGCTTCAGCAAGGGACTGGGGGCACCGGTCGGCTCCATGCTTCTGGGAAGCGGGGATGAAATTAAGAAGGCGCGACGATACCGCAAGTTGCTCGGTGGCGGCATGAGACAGGCCGGTATGCTGGCCGCCGCCGCATCCTACGCTGTTGACCACCATTTCAACGACCTGGCCCATGACCATCGCCGGGCCAAAACGCTTGCGCACGCCCTGTCTGCGTCACCATATTTCCAGATACTGCCGGAACATGTCGAAACAAATATCGTGTTGTTCAAGGTAGACAAAGCACCGGTCGATGCCGTTCTTGATCACTTTCACCAGCACGGAGTGGCCATGATTCCTTTCGGGAAGCAGACAATTCGAGCCACATTCCATCACCAGGTTTCCGATGCTGACCTTGAAACCGTCATTGATAGTGTAACATCATACCGTTTGTAA
- a CDS encoding MFS transporter, producing MNLFQFVRSYWRLPLFGLSFTFFSNFGQTFLVSLFVPGFLAAFEMSNASFGTLYSAATMSSAITLVWIGSKIDRISLKRYAFMVTAGLVLASLILAFSLWIWMLFLGLFAIRLFGQGLSSHTAHTAMGRYFITMRGKALSISSLGYTLGEAILPITITALITAAGWRFGWITISLFIALALPAIIIFTLGRNPQDSAEKKSTGFADGASQPGSNWRRSTVLRDYRFYLFLPGILISPFLLTGIFLYQTRLAEFKGWEIEILASAFIAFAAAKSIFSLVGGPMVDRFRACRMFPFFLIPFFTGLLVLTLSSHSITPFLYLFLAGMSEGFGANIKTSIYAELYGTANLGTIRSMISMFVVISTAISPILFGHLLDAGIPFGSIIQGSMGLMIVIMVLGSFMYREARNIIS from the coding sequence GTGAACCTATTTCAATTCGTCAGATCCTACTGGCGGCTGCCTCTTTTTGGTCTCAGTTTTACATTCTTCTCCAACTTCGGACAAACATTTCTCGTCTCCCTGTTTGTCCCCGGGTTTCTTGCCGCTTTTGAAATGTCCAATGCCTCTTTCGGGACGCTGTATTCGGCGGCGACAATGAGCAGCGCCATCACTCTGGTCTGGATCGGCTCGAAAATCGACCGCATTTCCCTGAAGAGGTACGCCTTCATGGTAACCGCCGGACTGGTACTGGCTTCCCTGATCCTGGCTTTCTCCTTGTGGATATGGATGCTGTTTCTGGGGCTGTTTGCCATCAGGCTGTTCGGACAGGGATTGAGCAGCCATACGGCCCATACAGCAATGGGACGGTATTTTATCACCATGCGCGGCAAAGCGCTGAGTATCTCCAGCCTCGGTTACACACTCGGTGAAGCGATATTGCCCATCACCATTACGGCACTGATTACCGCAGCGGGGTGGAGGTTCGGATGGATCACCATCAGCCTGTTCATCGCACTGGCTCTGCCCGCAATTATCATATTTACCCTTGGCCGAAATCCTCAAGACTCGGCTGAAAAGAAAAGTACAGGATTTGCCGACGGAGCCTCCCAACCAGGCAGCAACTGGCGCCGGTCGACTGTTCTCCGCGATTATCGTTTTTATCTTTTTCTTCCAGGCATTCTGATTTCTCCGTTTCTGCTCACTGGAATTTTTCTGTATCAGACACGTCTTGCCGAATTCAAGGGCTGGGAAATAGAAATACTCGCTTCAGCATTTATCGCTTTTGCAGCTGCAAAATCCATTTTCTCACTAGTCGGCGGACCCATGGTCGACCGCTTCAGGGCTTGCCGCATGTTTCCCTTCTTTCTGATACCGTTTTTTACGGGACTCCTTGTACTGACCCTCTCTTCACACAGTATCACACCTTTTCTCTACCTCTTCCTGGCGGGGATGTCGGAGGGCTTTGGCGCAAACATTAAAACATCCATCTACGCCGAGCTCTATGGCACCGCCAATCTGGGCACCATTCGCAGCATGATATCCATGTTTGTGGTGATTAGTACTGCAATTAGTCCTATTTTATTCGGACATCTGCTGGACGCCGGAATCCCGTTCGGCTCCATTATTCAGGGCTCCATGGGGCTGATGATCGTCATAATGGTTCTGGGATCCTTTATGTATCGTGAGGCCCGTAATATCATTTCATAA
- the lysA gene encoding diaminopimelate decarboxylase, translating to MHSPNLLPVDPDRLTAIAKKWGTPTYVYSEKAIRDQCRKLTGLFSDVPVSWLYAVKANDNPHIVRVIAEEGLGFDTVSFEEALLCLELGTDPGDIFYTENNMTEAEMNGAVEEGIVLNIGSVDRLKAFCEQWPGTSCSIRLKPDIGDGHHVKVDTGNIDSKFGIRMDLIDEVIALAESHKVTIRGLHAHIGSGIQKPENLIYELNVLLEASGKFKDLEFLNFGGGIPIPYRSGDPEFDVERFAEMASERFRTHLEESGKPLRFYFEPGRWIVGASGILLAEVTTVKDQGRKTFLGTNTGFNHLLRPALYDAYHEVINISAGDDEPRNIYDIAGNICESGDILAAGRSLPETNTGDILAILDAGAYGMTMASSYNRRALPAEVMVTEQGFHKTIRSRKSARQTVREFLNDTGVATDND from the coding sequence ATGCACTCCCCGAATCTACTTCCTGTTGACCCCGACCGATTGACCGCGATCGCTAAAAAATGGGGGACGCCCACCTATGTGTACTCCGAGAAGGCTATTCGTGACCAGTGCCGAAAATTGACCGGACTTTTTTCTGATGTACCCGTTTCCTGGCTTTATGCCGTTAAGGCAAACGATAATCCCCATATTGTACGTGTGATTGCAGAGGAAGGCCTGGGGTTCGATACCGTCAGTTTTGAGGAAGCATTATTGTGCCTGGAACTGGGGACCGACCCGGGGGATATCTTCTATACCGAAAACAATATGACCGAAGCCGAAATGAACGGTGCGGTCGAAGAGGGTATCGTCCTGAATATCGGATCGGTCGATCGGCTGAAGGCCTTCTGCGAGCAATGGCCCGGTACATCCTGCAGCATACGGCTGAAACCGGACATAGGAGATGGTCACCACGTGAAAGTCGATACCGGTAACATCGACAGCAAGTTCGGCATCAGAATGGATCTGATCGATGAGGTAATCGCTCTGGCCGAATCGCACAAGGTCACGATCAGGGGACTGCATGCCCACATTGGCAGCGGCATTCAAAAGCCGGAGAACCTGATTTATGAGTTGAATGTTCTCCTGGAAGCTTCCGGAAAATTCAAGGACCTTGAGTTCCTGAATTTCGGTGGTGGCATTCCTATTCCGTACCGAAGCGGAGATCCCGAATTTGACGTCGAACGGTTTGCGGAAATGGCCTCCGAACGGTTCCGGACACATCTCGAGGAGAGCGGCAAACCGCTGCGTTTTTATTTTGAGCCTGGAAGGTGGATCGTCGGCGCCTCCGGAATACTGCTTGCGGAAGTGACAACGGTCAAGGATCAGGGGCGGAAAACGTTTCTTGGCACCAACACCGGATTCAACCATCTGCTTCGGCCCGCCTTGTATGATGCCTATCATGAAGTGATAAACATTTCAGCAGGTGACGACGAGCCCCGAAATATTTATGATATCGCCGGCAACATTTGTGAAAGCGGAGATATTCTGGCGGCCGGGCGATCTCTCCCGGAAACGAATACCGGAGATATTCTGGCGATCCTGGACGCCGGTGCATATGGGATGACCATGGCCTCCAGCTACAACCGCAGGGCACTTCCCGCCGAAGTAATGGTCACCGAACAGGGATTCCATAAAACCATCAGAAGCAGAAAGTCGGCCCGCCAGACCGTCAGGGAGTTTCTTAATGACACAGGAGTCGCCACCGACAATGATTGA
- a CDS encoding Tex family protein has translation MASEGIISQIAKEINMAPAQVAAVSALLDEGATIPFIARYRQERTGGLDEEQLRDIRDRLEFIRLLNERRESILGVIREQGKLTEELAAEIASCKTLKELEDLYLPYKPKRKTRASVAREKGLEPLAILMWEEENVTGDPETLAMDYLDAEKNVHSVEEALQGARDICAEWINEEVDIRNSIRKQIERHGVLSVTKTKQPDEKETYREYYEFAAKLTHVRPHQILAVNRGEREGILSANIEILEDKAVEKIERHIITNSKSIFTEQLKLSAADAFRRLLFPALEREARKELTGKAEEHAIGTFAENLKNLLLQPPLSSQNVIGIDPGYRTGCKVAVVDATGKYLEGTTIYPTPPRKKIRESIAVLDDLIERHGVSLIAIGNGTGSRETEQVVAELIGLRKEKKADETLHYLIVNEAGASVYSASPLAKQEFPDLEAAMRGNISIARRVQDPLAELVKIDPKSIGVGLYQHDVNQVQLSRKLDDVVESCVNMVGINVNTASSALLAYVSGLSSTIAKNIVLHRDQNGPFRNREQLRSVAGVGEFRFQQAAGFLRIPDSPQPLDNTAIHPESYEAAEIVCKKVGIEPGKIRDMADLLPLKFRDLDLDRTAESAGIGLPTLKLIIENLQKPGRDPRESLPKPLLKQNILSMSDLREGQELEGTVRNVVDFGAFVDIGVKQDGLLHISKMSDRKRVNNPHEVVSVGDIIRVRIDSLDEQRGRIGLEMVTDKKPAT, from the coding sequence ATGGCATCCGAAGGAATTATTTCGCAAATCGCAAAAGAGATCAACATGGCTCCCGCGCAGGTCGCGGCGGTGTCTGCCCTTCTTGATGAAGGTGCGACCATCCCCTTCATCGCCCGCTACCGGCAAGAACGCACCGGCGGACTGGATGAAGAGCAGCTTCGTGATATAAGGGATCGCCTCGAGTTTATCAGACTCCTGAACGAGCGCCGGGAAAGTATTCTGGGTGTGATTCGCGAGCAGGGAAAACTGACCGAGGAACTGGCTGCCGAAATTGCCTCTTGCAAGACTTTAAAGGAGCTGGAGGACCTCTATCTCCCCTATAAACCAAAACGAAAAACAAGAGCTTCTGTGGCGCGCGAAAAAGGTCTCGAGCCACTGGCAATCCTGATGTGGGAGGAGGAAAATGTTACGGGCGATCCAGAGACACTCGCCATGGATTATCTGGATGCCGAAAAAAACGTCCATTCCGTCGAAGAGGCGCTTCAAGGGGCACGTGACATCTGCGCCGAGTGGATCAATGAAGAGGTGGATATCCGCAACAGTATTCGTAAACAGATCGAACGGCACGGGGTGCTTTCCGTCACCAAAACCAAACAACCGGATGAAAAGGAGACCTATCGGGAGTACTACGAATTCGCGGCAAAACTCACCCACGTCCGGCCGCATCAGATCCTGGCCGTCAACCGTGGGGAACGTGAAGGAATTCTGAGTGCAAATATAGAAATATTGGAAGATAAGGCCGTTGAAAAAATTGAGCGCCATATTATTACGAACTCTAAATCCATATTCACTGAACAGCTGAAGCTTTCAGCGGCGGATGCGTTTCGCCGCCTTCTGTTCCCGGCGCTGGAACGGGAAGCCCGCAAGGAATTGACCGGGAAAGCGGAAGAACACGCCATCGGTACCTTTGCGGAAAATCTGAAAAACCTGTTGCTTCAACCACCCCTCTCATCGCAAAACGTGATCGGAATCGATCCGGGCTACCGAACCGGGTGCAAGGTTGCCGTTGTGGATGCTACGGGCAAGTATCTTGAGGGCACAACCATCTACCCTACACCACCCCGAAAGAAGATTCGTGAGTCCATTGCGGTTCTGGATGATTTGATCGAACGGCACGGCGTGAGCCTGATCGCCATTGGCAACGGAACCGGGAGCAGGGAAACCGAACAGGTGGTTGCCGAACTGATCGGCTTGCGAAAAGAGAAGAAGGCCGATGAAACCCTTCACTATCTAATTGTCAATGAGGCGGGAGCATCCGTCTATTCGGCCTCGCCACTGGCGAAGCAGGAGTTTCCGGATCTGGAAGCCGCCATGAGAGGCAACATCTCCATTGCCCGCCGGGTGCAGGATCCGCTGGCTGAGCTGGTGAAGATTGATCCGAAATCCATAGGTGTGGGATTGTACCAGCACGATGTAAACCAGGTTCAGCTTTCCCGCAAACTGGATGATGTAGTGGAAAGCTGTGTGAATATGGTCGGAATCAATGTAAATACGGCCAGCTCTGCCCTGCTTGCTTATGTTTCGGGCCTCAGCAGTACCATAGCCAAAAATATTGTCTTGCACCGTGACCAGAACGGGCCATTCCGTAATCGGGAGCAGCTCAGGAGTGTTGCCGGAGTCGGCGAGTTTCGATTCCAGCAGGCAGCGGGATTTCTTCGCATACCGGACTCCCCTCAGCCGCTGGACAACACGGCCATCCATCCGGAAAGTTACGAAGCGGCCGAAATCGTCTGTAAAAAAGTGGGTATTGAACCTGGGAAAATTCGGGACATGGCCGATCTGCTGCCGCTTAAATTCAGGGATCTGGATCTCGACAGGACTGCAGAAAGTGCCGGAATTGGTTTGCCTACGCTGAAACTGATCATTGAAAACCTGCAGAAACCGGGACGTGATCCCCGGGAATCGCTGCCCAAGCCCCTCCTGAAGCAGAATATTCTGTCCATGAGTGATTTACGGGAGGGACAGGAGCTGGAGGGAACCGTTCGAAACGTGGTTGATTTCGGAGCCTTTGTCGATATCGGTGTAAAGCAGGACGGGCTGCTGCATATTTCAAAAATGAGCGACCGCAAACGGGTTAACAATCCTCATGAGGTGGTATCTGTAGGTGATATTATCCGGGTCCGAATAGACTCCCTGGATGAGCAACGAGGGAGGATCGGTCTCGAGATGGTAACAGACAAAAAGCCGGCCACGTAA
- a CDS encoding RNA methyltransferase, with protein sequence MSDFKPDNASQVAEAIAFFSEYVSDHKKTLFRSILESRTRFFTVVLEDIYQPQNASAVLRSCDGFGIQDVHVIENRNVFDVDKGVTIGSDKWLTVNRYNDNKVNNTERAYRHLREKGYRIVATTPHEHQISLPDFYPDQPTALVFGAEKAGLTPYAIDHADEWLYIPMFGFSESFNISVCVALCLYQLRRVMSAEGQDFSLSESEKEALYLHWIRKSIRKLDALDRKFLEKQQPQEDRP encoded by the coding sequence ATGAGCGATTTTAAACCGGATAACGCCAGTCAGGTTGCCGAAGCCATCGCTTTCTTTTCCGAGTACGTGAGCGATCATAAAAAAACACTGTTCCGATCCATACTGGAGTCACGCACCCGTTTTTTTACCGTTGTACTGGAGGATATCTATCAGCCGCAGAATGCTTCTGCCGTGTTGCGGAGTTGTGACGGATTCGGTATTCAGGATGTCCATGTCATCGAAAACAGGAATGTATTCGATGTGGACAAGGGAGTGACCATTGGGTCGGACAAATGGCTCACCGTCAACCGCTATAATGACAATAAGGTCAACAATACGGAAAGGGCCTATCGCCATCTGAGGGAGAAAGGATATCGGATTGTGGCAACCACTCCTCATGAACACCAGATTTCACTGCCGGATTTTTATCCCGACCAACCCACAGCCCTGGTTTTCGGCGCGGAGAAGGCGGGACTCACACCCTATGCCATCGACCATGCCGATGAATGGCTGTATATCCCGATGTTCGGCTTCAGCGAAAGCTTTAACATATCCGTGTGCGTCGCGTTGTGCCTCTACCAGCTTCGCAGGGTGATGTCGGCCGAAGGGCAAGATTTCTCATTGTCGGAAAGCGAGAAAGAGGCGCTGTATCTGCATTGGATTCGGAAATCCATCCGGAAGCTGGATGCGCTGGATCGCAAGTTTCTGGAAAAGCAGCAACCGCAGGAAGACCGGCCCTGA
- a CDS encoding penicillin acylase family protein produces the protein MKSAVKILLLFLLLIVVLAGLSIYWTWFQLIPSLDKTVRIDGLEEEVTVIWDEFQIPHITAGSESDAYAVMGYLHARDRLWQMNRQLYKLEGLHTQMIDRNLLDLDRFYLTMNFGAVARDQFRELPERDQRLLAAYAMGINAFIDNNEKRLPLEFTLSNTIPLSWEPWHAIGVQLLWSWEQQQAFWTKPALFHLNGYEDDDIIRLLTTLEAPTDQHFDRGIPTADSSAIANLTDDWLAFARTSRSAQDRYSGTGFAMSTQSPEPFSVLKVHHESALQLPDQGYEMIVEVQDRIRAGITIPGFPVMLTGQNESVSWALMPLPADDGYFFSGSLFEEPVDGPVDWKTDIQYEELLSDDVQANRRILTFQDGSEYQLVTFSAKNRPVVAHSVPDNRYLAFDWTGFDTFADFGAYHDLALTRTLSDLEAVARRIHHPAVQILATDKKEAGLFPAGNIFSIETPFAIHDGTIPADVENASSLFPSTVRGDGRPVFFLESWRDVPAVSNNLFFKPWDRADRYLELFSDAPFSRLPELITDTWIQDVYSPFAASLASSLVSSLESVQEGDTIVAMALPYLQNWNHEYRANETAATLFEVFLGKSAQLLYRNYMDHDRYAALYTSSDIPISAVSLLLQEPEHWPASHSMTYSDWIHTSMKEAVRYLISTYGEEPHAWQWNPVVSPSIMPVLFDATTKRSFPARAAARSLFKTNELHVSGAPHTIHASHTKANEELRLTGTSTLKRIMKNTPHKEFHGILSTGQSGNVFSDHFDDQNPLWQNGNMRHVRIPDVRSQQPGQHDQLFIP, from the coding sequence ATGAAATCAGCAGTAAAGATACTTCTCCTTTTTCTGCTACTCATTGTGGTGCTTGCCGGCCTATCTATTTACTGGACATGGTTTCAGCTGATACCATCCCTGGATAAAACCGTGCGGATTGACGGCCTGGAAGAGGAGGTCACGGTGATCTGGGATGAGTTTCAGATTCCCCATATTACCGCCGGCAGCGAATCAGACGCCTATGCCGTTATGGGATATCTGCATGCTCGTGACCGCCTTTGGCAGATGAACCGTCAACTCTACAAGCTGGAAGGCCTGCATACACAGATGATCGACAGAAATCTGCTGGATCTGGACCGGTTTTATCTGACAATGAATTTCGGCGCTGTAGCCAGGGATCAGTTCCGGGAATTGCCGGAAAGAGATCAGCGACTACTGGCCGCTTACGCCATGGGGATTAATGCCTTTATTGATAATAACGAAAAAAGGCTTCCGCTGGAATTCACACTCAGCAATACCATACCGCTTTCCTGGGAACCCTGGCACGCTATTGGGGTGCAATTGCTTTGGAGCTGGGAGCAGCAGCAGGCTTTTTGGACAAAACCGGCGTTGTTTCATCTGAACGGATACGAAGACGATGACATCATCCGGCTGCTTACGACGCTTGAGGCTCCCACGGACCAGCATTTTGACAGAGGCATACCGACTGCCGACTCTTCGGCCATAGCGAATCTGACGGACGACTGGCTTGCGTTTGCCCGAACGTCCCGTTCCGCCCAAGATCGATATTCAGGAACGGGATTTGCCATGTCAACCCAATCCCCCGAGCCATTTTCGGTACTCAAGGTACATCACGAATCGGCCCTGCAACTTCCCGATCAGGGGTATGAGATGATTGTGGAGGTCCAGGACCGGATCAGGGCCGGAATAACAATTCCAGGATTCCCGGTTATGCTGACCGGGCAAAATGAATCTGTCTCCTGGGCGCTTATGCCCTTGCCGGCCGATGACGGATATTTTTTTTCCGGAAGTCTGTTCGAGGAGCCTGTGGATGGGCCGGTTGACTGGAAGACCGATATTCAGTATGAAGAGCTTCTATCGGATGATGTACAGGCGAATCGTCGCATATTGACTTTTCAGGACGGTTCGGAGTATCAGTTGGTCACGTTTTCAGCGAAAAACCGTCCGGTTGTGGCGCACTCCGTCCCGGATAACCGCTACCTTGCCTTTGACTGGACCGGCTTTGATACTTTTGCCGATTTTGGAGCGTATCATGATCTTGCCCTGACGCGCACGTTATCCGATCTCGAGGCTGTCGCTCGCCGGATTCATCATCCGGCAGTTCAAATTCTGGCAACGGATAAAAAGGAAGCGGGGCTTTTCCCTGCTGGCAATATATTCAGCATAGAAACTCCGTTTGCCATTCACGACGGCACCATACCGGCTGATGTCGAAAATGCTTCATCGCTTTTTCCGTCAACAGTCAGAGGTGACGGCCGCCCTGTTTTTTTTCTGGAGTCATGGAGAGATGTTCCGGCTGTCTCCAACAACTTATTCTTCAAGCCGTGGGATCGTGCCGATCGGTATCTTGAGCTATTCAGTGACGCTCCATTTTCCCGTCTGCCGGAGCTGATAACCGATACCTGGATTCAGGACGTTTACTCGCCATTTGCCGCATCATTGGCCTCTTCGCTTGTCAGCAGCCTGGAATCCGTCCAGGAAGGCGACACTATCGTCGCAATGGCCCTGCCCTATCTTCAAAACTGGAACCATGAGTACCGGGCCAACGAGACAGCAGCAACGCTATTCGAGGTCTTTCTGGGAAAAAGCGCTCAATTGCTTTACCGGAATTATATGGATCATGACCGGTATGCGGCGCTCTATACCAGTTCGGATATCCCTATTTCCGCCGTATCCCTGCTATTGCAAGAGCCGGAACACTGGCCGGCTTCACACTCCATGACATACAGCGACTGGATTCATACATCCATGAAAGAGGCCGTCCGTTATCTGATTTCAACATATGGGGAAGAGCCCCATGCCTGGCAATGGAACCCGGTTGTGAGTCCCTCAATTATGCCGGTGTTATTTGATGCCACGACAAAGCGAAGTTTTCCTGCACGAGCCGCTGCGCGCAGCCTTTTCAAAACAAATGAGCTCCACGTCTCAGGAGCTCCACATACGATTCACGCGAGTCATACGAAAGCCAACGAAGAACTCAGGTTGACCGGCACCAGCACACTGAAACGGATCATGAAGAACACTCCCCACAAGGAATTCCATGGTATTCTCAGTACCGGACAATCCGGGAATGTCTTTTCAGATCACTTTGACGATCAGAATCCGTTGTGGCAAAATGGAAACATGCGACATGTCCGGATCCCTGATGTACGTTCGCAGCAACCGGGGCAGCACGATCAATTGTTTATCCCATGA
- a CDS encoding histone H1, which translates to MNRFSEVKSLIDDLEVDMEKFYSKNNKTAGTRARKTLQDLKKLAQDIRIDIQDKKKD; encoded by the coding sequence ATGAACAGATTCAGCGAAGTCAAATCTTTGATTGATGATTTAGAGGTGGATATGGAAAAATTTTACAGCAAGAATAACAAGACTGCTGGTACTCGTGCTCGTAAAACACTCCAGGATCTCAAGAAGCTTGCTCAGGATATCCGAATTGATATTCAGGACAAAAAGAAAGACTGA
- a CDS encoding response regulator transcription factor has product MDLMKILVIEDDRIVRTLVKHVLEKEGHEVSIAENGQSGEDIALNEEFDMIILDLGLPDKSGMDVCKTLRDSDVNTPILILSAYQNTDTKITGLNTGADDYLTKPFDNKELLARIDAIIRRVQKRDDTGNIFECGELKIDLVNRDFYVKDKKVLLTNNEFNLMAYFLKNPNRILDKDELTNNVWDINFDTNTNFLNVYISYLRKKIEEITPVNYIQTIRKKGFMLQCESFADQA; this is encoded by the coding sequence ATGGATTTAATGAAAATTCTTGTCATTGAAGACGACCGGATTGTACGTACACTGGTCAAGCACGTATTAGAAAAAGAGGGGCATGAGGTGTCTATTGCCGAAAATGGTCAATCAGGCGAAGATATCGCGTTAAATGAAGAATTCGACATGATCATTCTGGATCTGGGATTGCCGGACAAAAGCGGTATGGACGTTTGCAAGACATTGCGTGACAGTGATGTGAATACACCCATCCTGATTCTTTCAGCCTACCAGAACACGGATACAAAAATCACCGGATTGAATACGGGTGCCGATGATTACCTGACCAAGCCATTTGATAACAAGGAGCTTCTGGCCCGTATCGACGCCATCATCCGTCGTGTCCAAAAGCGGGACGATACCGGCAATATTTTTGAGTGCGGGGAATTGAAAATCGATCTGGTTAACAGGGATTTCTATGTGAAAGATAAAAAGGTATTGTTGACCAACAACGAGTTCAATCTGATGGCCTATTTCCTGAAGAATCCCAACAGGATTCTTGATAAGGACGAATTGACCAATAATGTGTGGGATATCAACTTCGATACCAACACCAACTTCCTGAATGTCTATATCAGCTACCTCAGGAAGAAGATTGAGGAAATTACCCCCGTAAATTACATTCAGACCATTCGGAAAAAAGGCTTTATGCTTCAGTGCGAATCTTTCGCTGATCAGGCCTGA
- a CDS encoding cytidine deaminase produces the protein MKPFFWNTLRQRCHIPHSDRNEVCLVEGRNGRLYPGVRVENISYPLSVDAVQAAIFSCLSEGDTPKKLLIPESGTDSIHGEERSEEKYGMKYPDQWNRAWIEWYRLDVSTHPEREPLDGERLFVTTENSISAGRLKKLTSHCVIPHSDFPVTALLLTDIGVFSGVNIEVPDWQKGLCAERVALAKAISCGATKFQEIHVYAPMGDYVSPCGACRQVMAEHMNHGQVTLYNADMDITILKVGDLLPYQFMASGLKKSSLKNE, from the coding sequence ATGAAACCTTTTTTTTGGAACACACTCAGGCAGCGATGCCATATTCCCCATTCCGACAGAAACGAAGTCTGCCTGGTAGAAGGCCGTAACGGCAGGTTGTATCCGGGCGTACGGGTTGAGAATATTTCCTATCCCCTGTCGGTGGATGCTGTTCAGGCGGCCATTTTCTCCTGTCTCAGCGAAGGTGATACGCCAAAAAAGCTTTTAATACCGGAAAGCGGCACTGATTCCATTCATGGCGAAGAACGATCAGAGGAAAAATATGGCATGAAGTATCCGGATCAGTGGAACAGGGCCTGGATTGAGTGGTATCGCCTTGATGTCTCCACTCATCCCGAAAGGGAACCACTGGACGGCGAACGGTTGTTTGTTACCACTGAAAACAGTATCAGTGCCGGGCGATTGAAAAAGTTGACAAGTCACTGCGTTATTCCGCACTCGGATTTTCCGGTCACGGCTCTTTTGCTGACCGACATCGGCGTTTTCTCCGGTGTTAACATTGAAGTGCCGGATTGGCAGAAGGGACTGTGTGCCGAGCGGGTCGCTCTGGCAAAAGCAATCTCCTGCGGTGCAACGAAGTTTCAGGAGATTCATGTTTATGCACCAATGGGAGATTATGTAAGCCCGTGCGGTGCCTGCCGGCAAGTTATGGCCGAACACATGAACCATGGTCAGGTTACGCTCTATAATGCAGATATGGACATCACAATCCTGAAGGTGGGAGATTTGCTTCCATATCAGTTCATGGCATCTGGCCTGAAAAAATCATCCCTGAAGAACGAATAA